The DNA region TCTCTATGAAAAAAGTGAGGAAGTCCCAAATAAACtactttttgtgttattttcccGGACAAAAAGTTTTCACTAGAAATTTCAGCACATGATTAAAACCatcttcatttaatttttcattgtctcagatttctgattatatgctgctgttttgttccACTAAAACTCACCTGCAGTTTGCCATGATGTTGCTGGTTGGCGCGACGATCGAGAGGTCTGAACTCTGACCTAAGCGGCTCGAACTCCAGGGAAAGTGTTGGTACAAGACATCGCTCACCATCCGAGCCCTCTGGAAGAAGGCAAGTGACAgcgtttttaaaaatcagatcaTCACTTTTCTTGCACATCGTGAATCAATAAACCTATTCTGTTGTGTAAGCATATTTTTTAGTAAGCATGTACGAGGCCATAAAGACAGCCGAATGCGTCAGCACAGTGCGACAGAAGGAGCTCTGCCAGGATTATATCAACCTGCTTGCTGCTGACGGGGAATCTGTACATGAGTTTGTGTGTGTCCGTTGATTCAGCATTGTCTGTGCAGCTTAGACTCAAGCTCCTTCATGTAGGTGAAAACTGAGTGAGCACAACATTATGTCAAAGATGTTTCCCCAGCACTGACATGCCATCGCTGCCACTCCGCAGAACGGAAGATGGCGGAGTTGCACTAATGTTtgagttcaaatgtttttgtatttccctACAACAACTCCCtcaaactttattattattactaaagCTGGTTAGTACTGTTGCCTTAAAGTAAGATGGTACTGGTCCCGGCTTGAGCTTTTTCAGCGTGTAGTTTACATGTTCTCCTGGTGCATGATTGGGCTGTCTCCTGGTACTCccgcttcctcccacagtccaaaaacacgaTTATTGGTTTGATTGGTTActctacaataaaaatattgataaagCACTCCTTAGTGTGCTATCTACTTCCTTCTTGTTTAGTCTGAAACatagagcaaaacaaaagatgTGCATCTCAATGTTCAATCAATTTTTAGTACATTTCTATTTGCTTCTGCCTTTAGAAGAAATAGTTGAAAAAAAGCACttcctttgaatttttttttgttcaaaagttACATATGCTTAAGTTTCTTTGTGTAAagaaaatttgaacaaatttaaagTATGTTTAAATTCTCTTTTGTTGGCACCAAAGTAAAACTTTACTCTTCCCAGGGCTCCAGCACATTTTCCCTGTTACAATTTTGTACTTTGCAGGACTCATATTTCCAGAATCCTCAGTTCAATTTTagcaacaaacacaagaaaataaatacataaaaacttcACTCTGAATTCATGACAATTTTTAGAAAGGTCAGTGTTTAAACACAGAACTATCAAAAACCACAGATAAATTAATTGGATGGATGAACTTTTAAACAATGGTCTTGCTGACCATACAATCTAAGAAGgaaattttttccattttctgttttccatacTTATCCAAACCTAGACAATACAAAATAGAATTCAATACTTTTCCAGACTACAGACTATATTCTACATTATTCACAGTCCAATGTAAAACTAGTTATATTTTCTATAGGGCAGTAATACAATGAATTTCTGTggtatatgaaaaaatatttttattctattgaCTTGGAGttcaaaattgcatttttaagatTCTTGTCCCTTCAAAAAAGTAGGTTCAACACTTTTTCCATAGTATATAAATCATTAATTCTTCCAGTGATTAATTGAACCAAACATATTCTCAGTTGAATTTTTAGGGTAATGTActatatttttaatctgttgatGAAAGCATGTATTTACAGGACTGTAGTACCCCCTGGTGGTGACCAGTGTATGTACAATTGTTTAATACTCAGGAATAAATGGATGATGATTAGTCAATTTAAGATAATGCTATTAAGCAtgatgttataaaaatgcaaatacataGAGGaaactgaaaacaggaaattagACAATAAATGGCAAATAAGAACCCAAGAAAACTCACCTGCAGATTTAGGCAAAAATCTGACTTCCTCCAACTTCTGAACATCTGTGTTTATTCTGTGTAAATCTGTGTCTTCAGTAGCAAAGCAGTTCAGCAGTTTGTGTTCGATATTTTCCTCATAGTCTGTTTCTGACCTTCTTTCCACCGCCACAGCTACAAGGCCAAACCGTTCCAGGTTGTGAGAACTGTTGTCCTCAGTGGCTTCAGACTGAACTAGAGGTCCCTCTGAGAGTCTCCTCTCCGCTATATCAGCCACTGTCTGGCCTACGTCTTTTGTTACAAAGTCAATGGGAGGCAAGTGCTCccttttattttcaattgtgTTCAGCTCTGATTGCTGATGTTTATCTACACCACCAGCAGCCTCTTCTGAGAGGTTAGACACACTCTCTATACACTTTACTCTCCTGCCTGAAAGTTCAAGGCTCTCTGCCTCATTGGCACTAACATCCCAGATAGCTTCGTCTTCATTATGTGCACTTGATGAGTTCACTGTCTCTTTACGTTCATCAGAGAAAGGTAATAGTGTGTGACAAGCTACAGAATGAGAATCGGGCTGCTCTGTTGTCGAGGGGAGCTTTTCATCAGGGGCTTCGACGTCTTTGAATTGACTGAGCATGAAAGCTGGCTTTAATATACCTGCAGATCTttgggagaaaaacaacaattatagAAATTTGAGCATTGCAACTGTATGGTTCACTTTCTCTACTTCTTACCTGTTGCAAGGGGAAGTTTCTTGATCAGACAGACAGTTTGGTAGttggagagaaaaggaaaatgtgtcgTGTTGGTAGAAGGATGATTCTGTCTCCTGAGAGGATGATACCACCTGTCTGGGAAAGTGAGCAGGGGGGTCTGGGCACAATCTGTGGGAGTCTGTCTGGAAACGCTGATGATAGGGGAACGCCTGAGGAGTTTTCTTCTGGAGAGAGGCTTGACCATTGGCAGGAGTCTGATGACTCTGTGTCTCGTTGGTAGAGTTATGGTCACAGATGGGCCTGGATCGCAGCAACACAGAATAATATTAGTAGGTATTCTAACATTGTGCAATGTCaccctgaataggagtatcCAGAGATCacttacttacacttatttagcaacccagaacagggattaaAACTTGAAACCCAGAAAAACTACTGtagcaactactttttagactcctattcttccaaagcagaaaaggaattagaccagaggatatgtccttatacttatctaccaaccctgaataggagtatctagtttatttactttggatcagcattattagctttttcttctcttgctcTTTCccttggtttgttattttgtttgtatttccttttaattcctgtaaagcactttgtattgccttgttgctgaagatgtgctatataaataaaattacctttacctttactACACAGTAATATAACTTATTCATGAACCCTAGTTATGACATAGTAGAGCCTGTAAAAAGTGCTGAGcttttccaacaaaacaaaacaaaacattttattcagatttgaGGTGTTAGATCAATGCAAAGAAGTATATCTTTGTgaaacttaaagaaaataatgtataatttttatcagccatttgattcaggtgtgttaagAGAAGAAACCCATCTAAAAGTAACAGGATTGTAGCTCTCGAGGAATGCAGTAGGGCATCTCTAAGAGGAACCCTATTCTGTTAGATATGATCCACATCTTATCACCATAGGAACAATAAATTGAGTGCTGTGCTTTTTGACAAACAAGTGAATGGATAACTGTAAATGAGGCCCCAGTCTGTCTTCTGCTCCATCCAGCTATCACTTCGatgcctctaaataaaatccagagcaatTATAAGCTTTAATTAGACACCAGAGTCCAGCTCtgtatattttaatatcagTATAAATGCAagtgttctgtgaaggcctcaggtTGTTATATATCAGAGATCTCTGTTCAAtacatcatctgaaaatggaaagagaggCACAGCTGCAAACTTACCAGGACCTGGCCCCAACAATTATTTTCTATCGGATCAGGACAAAATTGATATTGGCCTTTATATAAAATGCTGTGTTTGAAAAtacagcacaccatccccacatGAGGAAACTTGATgatgtgggaatgtttttcttcttagtAGAAAAACCTGAGACTACCCAAAAGGTTTTCCTTTCCAACAAGAAAATTATCCTAATATACAGAGCTACAATGCAAaggtttaaatcaaagcatgttaaagtgtaaaaatggaaaagtccagacataaaccCAGCTCAGACTATATGACAAATCTTGTGTCTTGTATAGACACAAATGCTCTCTGTCCTCTCTAGCGGTGATTGTGCCATGTTACAAAGAAGAATGGGGGTAAATGACGGGCCAAGATGTGCAAACCTAGTAAAACACACCCCAATAACATGCAGCTATTTGTTGCAAAAGGTAAATCTACCAGAATTGAGAAAAGAGGCTACAAATGTACACCACACTACTTCTTTTTacttgcaaaacattttgaaaatcttttctttccttccacttcacaggaAAACACTACTTCATGTTGTTCTATCAAGTAAAATCTAGGTTGGTGATACagcaaaaaacttaaaaaaaaactagccaTCATGACTTTGCAATATTTGAGCTCTATTGACATTGGACATGGTATGAAGAGATGATAGCAGTTATCACTGAACTTTGGTCTAGCTAGGTATTTTATGGGTGATAATCAGTAATCTAATGGCCTCCAGTAGTTTATGTTACTCAGATGGAGCCAGATTCTGCTCTGCTGAGTCATGGCCGTAATACCCAAAGGCCATCTTTTTAGAGAGGTGCAGACTAATaaactatatttatttatgtttataattgTCAAGAGACACAATTTCATCTGACTTACCAACAGGAGAAATTGTCTTTACTTTCCAACTGACTGCAGCTGCTTGGAGTCCATGACTCCACATGGGTGTAATTACACCTTTCCActaacataaaaacacagtgtAAGCAAATCCAAATACATAAGTTTATGACTTGTATGTAGGTCAGAATAAGCAAAAGCATTTCTGTACTGGATATTCAGTTGCCTTGTTTCAtcacaaacatctaaaaaatgtACAAGTGGAATGACTTGTTAAATAATAGTAGTGCTTAAAGTACTAGTAATCATATATAGGctaaaacatcaaacagaaagTTATGGCAGGGACTCGAAATGGATAGCAAATGTTATTTACACACAAATGTAATGCTTATTTCTACTCTGACTGACTTTGCCTGCAACTGCTGGAGGAGTGCAGATTGCACCTGCGCTGATCCTCGGCCCGTAGAGCTGCCAGGATCTTCAGGGCTGCCTGGGAGAGTGGACCAGCGTACAACCTGCCGCTCGACTGCTCCATCTCCTCCCTAACACAGTGTCTGCTTCCTGTTGGTCTCTGGCTCTAGCTTTTACAGagtaaaaaggacaaaaaatacatttcagtgcTGCACAGACCTGAAatctaaagtaaaatttcacagagatctaaaaaaaaaaatatgtgggaacaaaattacaataataaaactcCATGTTGATtcaactgaattttatttaacagataaacacaaacaagtAGAATAGGATAACAGGAAGATATGAAtatgaaacaaagtttttttttttttttagaaataccGCAATACTTAAACAGAACTGCTCAATTTCCCCAAACTAATCATTATTGCCTTCACAAAAGAACAGTGGTTCAAACTTCCAATAGATTCATCTCTATCGTCCAAAAGAGTAATAAGTCCTTATTGTCATAGCAGGAACAGAAGAGGAGCTGAGACGGCTGGAAGAGGTCCTCATGGTTTCACTGGTCTCCTCTGTTTGGTATCTTGTTCTCCAGATCTTCCACTACTTTCTGCAGAAGTCGTGTGTCCAAGTGGAAGAAGATGTACAATTCCCTTTCCCGCCGGAGCAGGGGATTGCGTTCTAGCTGAGAGCGCTTTGCTTTGACTTCTCCCAGGATTTCCTGCATCACTTGTTGTAGATTCTTCAACTGAGAATCAACTTCTACAAGTTTCAGTGTCAGTTCCTGTCGAGGGGGAGGAGAGCCATATGagaaagtaaaagtaaataagGATCAATCTAatcaaactatttaaaaaattgttttaggtttttcacaagtatttttctaaacaaatgTTACACATTCACCACATTACATGGGCTGTTAACTGGGTAAGagctattattttatttgaaaacacaaaaaaaaatagtttgaaagtGGTTTTCTAACTGCAAGTTTTCTACACACATCTTAGTTCCTGTGTGTTCTTCATCCAAAAGGCAGCCTGATGGAAACCTGTCCATGACTTGGCAGAAAATACTCTAAATGCAGCTCAGTAACACATGCCAACAAAACTGATGACTCACCACTACTAAGCAACACAATGTCCACGTTTCAAGGATGTTTGTTATCTACAAGTAGGACAAACTAAAATCTTTTTGACATATATCTGCAATGTTCTCTCTCCCCATTACAGTCATTGCAAGGTTGGTCCAGTCAATAAAAAGATGATCACTTATTCAAGCTATAGTACTACTACATACTGGCAAACAAGACTGTGCTAAATTTTAATTACTGTTTAATTAACTAGTTAGTCATAACCAAACAATGATTCTAGGGGCAAATAAAGAGTTCCATCTTCCTCAGTAAAGTAATTAATTATACTGATTAATTCAGAAACTTGGTTATATGTTTAACAGAAATAACACAGATTTTCTCTAGAGACTCCCTTACTATGCAGAACTTTATAACCCAAAGTGTGACACTGCATCACACAGGTGCCAATAAAAAGAATGGTGCTACCAGCTTCCCTCACCCAGAGTGACCGATGATTGTAAAATGAACAGACTCACGTTAAGAGCTGGGAATAAAGCATGGCAGATCaagagaagtgaaaaagaaaaacacccacCTGTGCATTGGGACAAAAGGAGTCCTGGTCTGCAGTGGCCGTTGGACATACCTGCGGGCCTAAGAGCAACTGCTGAAGTTCAGTGTATGTGGCCCTGTGGAGCGCTTCGCAGTCACTGTACAGACGAGCGGCTATGTAGTGCTGTTCACGGCGGGCACCAGCTACTGAGTCTCGGCTCAACTGAATGTTGATCCTTAGGTTTTGGGCTGCTTGATCCAAACCTTCATACGTTTGAAATGGCTCTGATCGACCGCGGTCTGACTCACGGTCAAGGATCTGAAGAAGTCTGAGAAGAAAAACCAACATACAAGCATGAGACATCATTTGTTAAAAGGCAAGTTGTGGTTAGCAAGGAAAATCTGTAGTTGTAGCAGCACAGAAGTGCACAAGCTCGTATCAAACATGTTACCAAATGGTTATTTTTATATCTACCAGAAGATGTGACCTAAAGAACAAAACTAAGTGATACACGTACAAGCAAAATCCtgacatttgaaacaaaaattccTGCTTAAAAGATGTTCTAAAGCAAATGTCAAAGACAGAGACAGTAATCCACTCCTGAGGCAaagattagaaaataaaacacattttttgcttAGTTTTGCTGAAATTCTGCAAGGTTTTTTCAATGTTGTTTAATCCCGTCCAGTTTAGCAAGTGAAGACTGACGTATCCACACTATATTTCAAACTCTGGCTACCGATCCTTTTCTCCCTCAAACTGAAAAAGTCTTACCTGCATAAGGCAACATCCTGGGAGCTGATGAATGGGTTAGGTCTCGGGTTGATAGCCAGGCCTGGGTGAGCCAAGGACTCTATTCTCAGAGATGCTGCCTTGTCTTCCTCCGACAGTCTGCTATCAATTTCCATCAGTTGATTCTGGCAGCACTTCCACCTTCTCAACTCCAGCTCATGAGCCAAGAGGAGCAAGTCAAAGGACGCTTTCTGACGAAGTAAATAGTCACGCACCTACGCGATGAGATTGATGTTAGTCAGCTATTAAACTGTGAAGCACATTTCTAGTGTCACAAAATAGCAGagcttcaatttattttgacaGGAAAGTTGATGATACAGTAGATAACATATGGCTAAATATGAGACAAAGCTTTCAGAACACCTGTTGGGTACTGCAAAAAGGCTTTCAGAATGCAGTGAAGGTCCACCTTCCGGCAGGACAAAGACTCTAAACATGCAACCAGAGTTAAAATCAAAACGCTTAGATCAAAGCACATTCAATCTAACAGATCTAGATATCAATATAATTGAGACTAAGTTGccagacttgaaaactgatgttcagaGATACTCTCTATCCAATGAAGAGTGGAactgtttttgcagaaaaaaacaaagacttaaATTTCCAGATGTGAAAAGTTGGTAGAGATCTACTCCAAAGCATTTGAAGTGGAGCAAAAAGTGGGTCTAGAAAATTTTAACACAACATATGAATTGTTTGATCCTTGGCCCACAAACGGATTACCAAGCATCACATGAATCCTAATATGGTATTTCAGAGTATATTGACCCTCCCAAAGtgttaaataaagtgaaattagTATATTAAGCAACTCACCTGATCCTGCCTAGAAATGTAGTAGTTTTGCCTGGCAAGTTGCAATGTTAGGTCTCCCCTCACCACAGGAACATTCAGCAGCCTGGCTGACTCTCTGAGAGCAGAAGGTACCGGTCCATTAAGCAGCGCTTCCAGCTCAGCCTCCACAGCTTGCAGCTCTTTCTTAGTAACGACATCACGCATGTGCAGGGAGGAAGAGGTTGAAATGCTCTATGAGGATGACAATAACAGGCAAAGGTaagtttaaaagacaaattgGGATCAACAAAGCTTTAGTATTAATTTGTTTACAGCACATcgcattaatttattttacctttgtatGACGAGCCTTTTCTGAGAGCCAGTCCAAGCCAGCCTTGACAGCCTTCTCTTCTGCCAAAGCCTGCATCAGCTGGTGCTCAGCCACAATATGCGACCACTGAAGTCGGGCCATTTCTGTCCTCCTGTGCTCAACCACGCGACTTCCACTTTTACAATCAGTACTCTTCTCCTTTTCATCTTCATAAGAGCTGAGGTCAAGGACCTGGAAGTGCTCAGAACATGATGTCTCGACAATGTCCGATATGCcatgaaaaaaatgcttctgAGTGAAGGCAGTGAGCGTTTTTGTGTTGAGCTCCTCCTGATTTAAGTAGGGATCCAAAGACAGCTGAGAGAGGAGAACTTTTGGCTTTTGGGAAATGGAGGGCTTTAACTGGTCTGCTTTTTGTCTAGCTTCTGGCTGAGGGAGGAACGATCCAAGCCTGCCAACCTCATCTGTTAGGTTTTGCAACACTGCGTTGGTGTCAGCATTCTCTGCTCCAATCAACGCAATAGCTTCCTTAAGCTTGCATGCAGCACTGTCCAGCTCAGCACCAAGTTGCAAGTCAACATCCGCATGGGATGTGGCTGCTACCTGCAGCTTGTTGTAGCGCCGCTGCTTTAA from Xiphophorus maculatus strain JP 163 A chromosome 14, X_maculatus-5.0-male, whole genome shotgun sequence includes:
- the haus3 gene encoding HAUS augmin-like complex subunit 3 isoform X3, which codes for MLNGAQFVEAMGRLAYPGAASLQASEFDWLFDCAPENLHFLRFVCRTLNQRNVLTTEEAVAFQELQKSGKHILDETSLAEVLKTIGPSDGSSTNILGHRSSSSVFVVEGDLAIEDLEAEIQALCKEKELKQRRYNKLQVAATSHADVDLQLGAELDSAACKLKEAIALIGAENADTNAVLQNLTDEVGRLGSFLPQPEARQKADQLKPSISQKPKVLLSQLSLDPYLNQEELNTKTLTAFTQKHFFHGISDIVETSCSEHFQVLDLSSYEDEKEKSTDCKSGSRVVEHRRTEMARLQWSHIVAEHQLMQALAEEKAVKAGLDWLSEKARHTKSISTSSSLHMRDVVTKKELQAVEAELEALLNGPVPSALRESARLLNVPVVRGDLTLQLARQNYYISRQDQVRDYLLRQKASFDLLLLAHELELRRWKCCQNQLMEIDSRLSEEDKAASLRIESLAHPGLAINPRPNPFISSQDVALCRLLQILDRESDRGRSEPFQTYEGLDQAAQNLRINIQLSRDSVAGARREQHYIAARLYSDCEALHRATYTELQQLLLGPQELTLKLVEVDSQLKNLQQVMQEILGEVKAKRSQLERNPLLRRERELYIFFHLDTRLLQKVVEDLENKIPNRGDQ
- the haus3 gene encoding HAUS augmin-like complex subunit 3 isoform X2; protein product: MLNGAQFVEAMGRLAYPGAASLQASEFDWLFDCAPENLHFLRFVCRTLNQRNVLTTEEAVAFQELQKSGKHILDETSLAEVLKTIGPSDGSSTNILGHRSSSSVFVVEGDLAIEDLEAEIQALCKEKELKQRRYNKLQVAATSHADVDLQLGAELDSAACKLKEAIALIGAENADTNAVLQNLTDEVGRLGSFLPQPEARQKADQLKPSISQKPKVLLSQLSLDPYLNQEELNTKTLTAFTQKHFFHGISDIVETSCSEHFQVLDLSSYEDEKEKSTDCKSGSRVVEHRRTEMARLQWSHIVAEHQLMQALAEEKAVKAGLDWLSEKARHTKSISTSSSLHMRDVVTKKELQAVEAELEALLNGPVPSALRESARLLNVPVVRGDLTLQLARQNYYISRQDQVRDYLLRQKASFDLLLLAHELELRRWKCCQNQLMEIDSRLSEEDKAASLRIESLAHPGLAINPRPNPFISSQDVALCRLLQILDRESDRGRSEPFQTYEGLDQAAQNLRINIQLSRDSVAGARREQHYIAARLYSDCEALHRATYTELQQLLLGPQVCPTATADQDSFCPNAQELTLKLVEVDSQLKNLQQVMQEILGEVKAKRSQLERNPLLRRERELYIFFHLDTRLLQKVVEDLENKIPNRGDQ
- the haus3 gene encoding HAUS augmin-like complex subunit 3 isoform X1, which codes for MTEQHSVRLNMLNGAQFVEAMGRLAYPGAASLQASEFDWLFDCAPENLHFLRFVCRTLNQRNVLTTEEAVAFQELQKSGKHILDETSLAEVLKTIGPSDGSSTNILGHRSSSSVFVVEGDLAIEDLEAEIQALCKEKELKQRRYNKLQVAATSHADVDLQLGAELDSAACKLKEAIALIGAENADTNAVLQNLTDEVGRLGSFLPQPEARQKADQLKPSISQKPKVLLSQLSLDPYLNQEELNTKTLTAFTQKHFFHGISDIVETSCSEHFQVLDLSSYEDEKEKSTDCKSGSRVVEHRRTEMARLQWSHIVAEHQLMQALAEEKAVKAGLDWLSEKARHTKSISTSSSLHMRDVVTKKELQAVEAELEALLNGPVPSALRESARLLNVPVVRGDLTLQLARQNYYISRQDQVRDYLLRQKASFDLLLLAHELELRRWKCCQNQLMEIDSRLSEEDKAASLRIESLAHPGLAINPRPNPFISSQDVALCRLLQILDRESDRGRSEPFQTYEGLDQAAQNLRINIQLSRDSVAGARREQHYIAARLYSDCEALHRATYTELQQLLLGPQVCPTATADQDSFCPNAQELTLKLVEVDSQLKNLQQVMQEILGEVKAKRSQLERNPLLRRERELYIFFHLDTRLLQKVVEDLENKIPNRGDQ